Proteins encoded by one window of Cannabis sativa cultivar Pink pepper isolate KNU-18-1 chromosome 4, ASM2916894v1, whole genome shotgun sequence:
- the LOC115703979 gene encoding uncharacterized protein LOC115703979, whose amino-acid sequence MLVVVAYDANNQLFPIAFAIVDSENHDSWKYFLQKLKEAIGEVENLVFVSDRHQSIEHAVKVIFPEACHCACYKHISMNVTHKFKTDVCNTQIWCSERMDPPIAAYVDNIGLEKWARPYCLGDRYNIMTNNAAESLNNVTEEFRAYPITTLVEFIRFTLQNWFANRLEKASKCVTPLATHFEEDLIKQHEDGRRRSVLRNGAQLFNVGRGADGSDFEKGGDVNLVERTCTCGMFRLLKIPCPHACAAALTQNVSVYALSSPYYTKETWKNTYDATINVVGEEDEWVLPEHMQNMRIGVPVEKKPVGRPRKSNAGRLRTNRFPSNGTKVKEPRKCSNCGALGHNKATCKARV is encoded by the exons ATGCTAGTTGTTGTAGCGTACGATGCAAATAACCAACTGTTTCCGATTGCCTTTGCAATTGTTGACAGCGAGAATCATGACTCTTGGAAGTATTTCTTGCAGAAGTTAAAGGAAGCGATTGGGGAGGTTGAAAACTTAGTGTTTGtatcggataggcatcaaagcattgaacatGCTGTCAAGGTTATTTTCCCCGAAGCATGCCATTGTGCATGCTACAAACATATTTCTATGAATGTCAcccacaagttcaagactgatGTGTGTAACACGCAAATATG GTGCTCAGAACGGATGGATCCTCCCATCGCTGCTTATGTTGACAATATAGGATTAGAAAAATGGGCTCGTCCTTATTGTCTAGGAGACAGGTACAACATCATGACAAACAACGCTGCAGAAAGCCTTAACAACGTGACTGAAGAATTCCGGGCATATCCAATAACTACTCTAGTTGAGTTCATAAGGTTCACACTACAAAATTGGTTTGCTAACCGTCTTGAGAAGGCAAGTAAGTGTGTTACCCCTTTGGCAACTCATTTTGAGGAAGATTTGATAAAGCAACACGAGGATGGTAGACGTAGAAGTGTCCTACGTAACGGTGCACAATTGTTTAATGTTGGAAGAGGTGCTGACGGTTCTGACTTTGAAAAAGGCGGAGATGTGAACTTAGTTGAGAGAACATGCACTTGCGGCATGTTCCGATTGTTGAAAATTCCTTGTCCCCATGCATGTGCCGCAGCGCTTACTCAGAATGTCAGTGTCTACGCTCTGTCATCTCCCTATTACACAAAGGAGACGTGGAAGAATACTTACGATGCAACAATTAATGTTGTGGGCGAGGAGGATGAATGGGTGCTTCCAGAACACATGCAGAACATGAGAATCGGTGTACCAGTGGAGAAGAAACctgtaggtcgtccaagaaaGAGCAATGCAGGAAGACTACGGACTAACCGATTTCCATCGAACGGTACCAAAGTCAAGGAACCACGCAAATGTTCAAACTGTGGCGCATTGGGACACAACAAAGCTACTTGCAAGGCCAGGGTTTGA